One window from the genome of Sphingomonas lacunae encodes:
- the hemH gene encoding ferrochelatase codes for MLPAGHPAVQSPKIGVLITNLGTPDAPETGAVRRYLAQFLSDRRVVEIPPLLWQPILRGIILNVRPAKSAAAYREVWGPDGSPLASITKAQARALQARMGEQLVVDYAMRYGNPGIGEKIAWLKAHGCERILLAPLYPQYCGATTATANDAAFAELAKMRWQPAIRTLPPYYDDPAYIDALVIEVRRHLAALDFEPERLLASFHGMPQRTLDLGDPYHCHCRKTARLLAEALGRPVDVAFQSRFGRAKWLEPATDDTLEQLARDGVRRIAVVSPGFSADCLETLEEIAIRGREQFLEAGGSHFSYLPCLNDSDAGMDMLEKLVRREVSGWFAG; via the coding sequence ATGCTGCCTGCGGGCCATCCGGCGGTACAATCCCCCAAAATTGGTGTGTTGATCACCAATCTCGGGACGCCTGATGCACCCGAAACCGGTGCCGTTCGGCGCTATCTTGCCCAATTTCTGTCAGACCGGCGTGTTGTGGAAATCCCGCCCTTGCTCTGGCAACCGATCCTGAGAGGGATCATCCTCAATGTGCGCCCGGCCAAATCCGCCGCTGCCTATCGCGAAGTCTGGGGCCCGGATGGATCGCCGCTGGCCAGCATTACCAAGGCGCAAGCCCGCGCGCTTCAGGCGCGGATGGGGGAACAGTTGGTGGTCGATTATGCGATGCGTTATGGTAATCCGGGTATCGGAGAGAAAATTGCCTGGCTGAAGGCACATGGCTGTGAACGCATTCTGCTCGCACCGCTTTATCCGCAATATTGCGGCGCGACGACAGCCACAGCCAATGATGCCGCCTTTGCCGAACTGGCGAAGATGCGGTGGCAACCGGCCATCCGGACATTGCCTCCCTATTATGATGACCCGGCCTATATCGATGCCCTCGTGATTGAGGTCCGGCGTCATCTGGCCGCGCTTGATTTCGAACCTGAGCGGCTGCTTGCCAGCTTCCACGGGATGCCTCAACGAACCCTTGATCTGGGCGACCCCTATCATTGCCACTGCCGGAAAACGGCAAGGCTCCTCGCAGAAGCCCTGGGTCGGCCGGTTGATGTAGCGTTCCAGTCACGTTTTGGCCGGGCCAAATGGCTGGAACCCGCGACCGACGATACGCTCGAACAGCTTGCCCGTGACGGCGTCAGGCGCATTGCGGTTGTCTCGCCCGGCTTTTCCGCCGATTGCCTCGAAACGCTGGAAGAAATCGCCATTCGCGGACGCGAACAGTTTCTGGAAGCCGGCGGCAGCCATTTTTCCTATCTGCCATGCCTCAATGACAGTGATGCCGGCATGGATATGCTGGAAAAACTGGTACGGCGCGAAGTGTCGGGATGGTTTGCAGGCTGA
- a CDS encoding EAL domain-containing protein, translating to MKTRLHLSDDHAEERGGRQRSAGLSVQLGIAPSNVAFDSEALDTRIASFARLWPVIVMASVLSVAPTMSWIASQAGGMITLIAMAVLAIIPFVIFYVGPVRRIQPHLRIIALALVSAALGAGCGRLAIAISTSDSYSAAQLLFICASGFVIMGALARLPVTMLTFTTALIAMVVISLQSSLALIILMPMELCTLLVAIASARSDFSQSRSLWKAELEASRPARLLDELENSGSAWFWETDRRGRILYLSARIATALGKRPEDMVGRPLASIAAEAKDGNSATVGERTIPFLLSTQTAFSDLSIRAASNDERWWSVSGRPVYDRFNQLRGFIGTGTDLTEIRRSEAEVARLARFDALTGLANRAEIGNLLRQALLGQGGVTRPAALFLIDLDRFKNVNDTLGHPAGDALLKQVSQRLTNVIGSHGHVGRLGGDEFKVVLPGKSSRSQIEALAKALIESVSRPYLIERNQVSIGASVGIAIAPDDGRNDEELTRNADLSLYAAKAAGRGVHRFYEPIMHAAADRRHMLEQDLTEAVERDGLRLVYQPVVSCKGERVTGFEALLRWNHPLHGPISPGEFIPIAEESSLIERVGEWVLRKACEEAARWAIPARVAVNVSPTQFANPAFPNLVAQVLAQTGLAPQRLELEITEGVFMAEGSNAERQFETLKRIGVRLALDDFGTGYSSLGYLQRAPLNKIKIDQSFVRGATRGDNQNAAIIRSIVTLAEALGMETTAEGAETEDEIELIRRLGCSHIQGFYYGPPLEVSELINKMGLDGNAANKVGHKVSRAPRLTVLRRAQLMIDGKPVMVRMRNISETGAMIEMAGYIPPGTTGQLAIQDGPVLNVRCAWWSEQKCGLAFDAAIDLGWLAAAQQQRLAGATG from the coding sequence ATGAAGACCAGGCTCCATCTTTCAGACGATCACGCCGAGGAACGAGGCGGGCGGCAACGCTCCGCCGGCCTGTCCGTGCAACTCGGCATCGCTCCGAGCAACGTCGCTTTTGACAGCGAGGCACTCGACACAAGAATTGCCAGTTTTGCCAGGCTTTGGCCCGTTATTGTGATGGCATCGGTGCTTAGCGTGGCGCCAACGATGAGCTGGATTGCCAGTCAAGCGGGCGGCATGATCACGCTGATCGCCATGGCTGTCCTGGCCATCATCCCCTTTGTCATATTCTATGTCGGCCCGGTCCGTCGGATTCAACCACACCTGCGAATCATCGCGCTGGCCCTGGTCAGTGCCGCGCTGGGTGCAGGCTGTGGCCGCCTGGCCATCGCCATATCGACAAGCGATTCCTATTCTGCGGCCCAGCTGCTTTTCATCTGCGCGTCCGGCTTTGTCATCATGGGGGCACTGGCGCGGCTGCCGGTGACGATGCTGACCTTTACCACCGCATTGATCGCGATGGTGGTGATTTCGCTGCAATCCTCGCTGGCATTGATCATCCTGATGCCGATGGAATTGTGCACCCTGCTGGTTGCCATTGCATCGGCCCGCTCGGATTTCAGCCAATCGCGATCCCTGTGGAAAGCGGAACTCGAAGCAAGCCGGCCCGCCCGCCTGCTCGACGAGCTGGAGAACAGTGGGTCCGCCTGGTTCTGGGAAACCGACCGGCGCGGCCGCATCCTCTATCTGTCAGCGCGAATCGCGACGGCGCTGGGCAAGCGCCCGGAGGACATGGTCGGACGACCGCTTGCCAGCATCGCTGCGGAAGCCAAGGACGGCAACAGCGCCACGGTCGGCGAACGGACAATTCCCTTCCTGCTATCGACCCAGACCGCCTTTTCCGACCTGTCGATTCGCGCTGCCAGCAATGACGAGCGCTGGTGGTCGGTTTCCGGTCGTCCCGTCTATGACCGGTTCAACCAGCTGCGCGGATTCATCGGCACAGGCACCGATCTGACCGAAATCCGCCGGTCCGAGGCAGAAGTCGCACGCCTGGCACGATTTGACGCATTGACGGGCCTCGCCAACCGCGCCGAAATCGGCAACCTGTTGCGACAGGCGCTGTTGGGTCAGGGCGGCGTCACTCGCCCGGCGGCCCTGTTCCTGATCGACCTCGACCGGTTCAAGAATGTCAACGATACGCTTGGCCACCCGGCCGGAGACGCCTTGCTGAAACAGGTGTCGCAGCGCCTGACCAACGTCATCGGATCCCATGGCCATGTTGGCCGCCTGGGCGGCGACGAGTTCAAGGTTGTATTGCCGGGCAAGTCGAGCCGGTCACAGATCGAGGCCTTGGCCAAGGCACTGATTGAATCCGTGTCCCGGCCCTATCTGATCGAGCGCAACCAGGTGTCGATCGGTGCCTCGGTGGGCATCGCCATTGCCCCTGACGACGGGCGCAATGACGAGGAACTGACGCGCAATGCCGACTTGTCGCTCTATGCAGCCAAGGCTGCTGGTCGCGGGGTCCACCGCTTCTATGAGCCGATCATGCATGCCGCCGCTGACCGGCGCCATATGCTGGAACAGGATCTGACCGAAGCGGTCGAACGCGACGGGTTGCGTCTGGTCTATCAACCGGTGGTTTCCTGCAAAGGCGAACGTGTGACCGGCTTCGAGGCCTTGCTTCGGTGGAATCACCCACTGCACGGGCCGATCTCGCCCGGCGAGTTCATCCCCATAGCCGAAGAGTCGAGCCTGATCGAACGGGTCGGCGAATGGGTGTTGCGCAAGGCCTGCGAAGAAGCCGCGCGATGGGCCATACCAGCGCGTGTTGCAGTGAATGTGTCACCGACCCAGTTTGCCAATCCGGCCTTCCCCAATCTGGTGGCACAGGTGCTGGCGCAAACCGGCCTGGCCCCGCAACGGTTGGAACTGGAGATCACCGAAGGCGTTTTCATGGCCGAAGGCAGCAACGCCGAACGCCAGTTCGAAACGCTGAAACGTATTGGCGTGCGCCTTGCCCTCGATGATTTTGGCACCGGTTACTCATCGTTGGGCTATTTGCAGCGCGCGCCGCTCAACAAGATCAAGATCGACCAGAGCTTTGTCCGCGGTGCAACGCGTGGCGACAATCAGAATGCGGCGATCATCAGGTCGATTGTCACCCTGGCCGAGGCGCTGGGCATGGAAACCACAGCCGAAGGCGCGGAGACCGAGGACGAAATCGAACTGATCCGCCGACTTGGCTGCTCGCACATTCAAGGTTTCTATTACGGGCCACCATTGGAAGTCAGCGAACTGATCAACAAGATGGGTCTGGACGGCAACGCCGCCAACAAGGTTGGCCACAAGGTAAGCCGCGCACCGCGCCTGACCGTTCTGCGACGCGCCCAGTTGATGATCGATGGCAAACCGGTGATGGTGCGTATGCGCAACATTTCCGAAACCGGGGCGATGATCGAGATGGCCGGGTACATTCCGCCTGGAACAACAGGGCAACTGGCCATCCAGGACGGACCTGTTCTCAATGTCCGCTGTGCCTGGTGGTCCGAACAGAAGTGCGGTCTTGCGTTTGACGCGGCCATAGATCTTGGCTGGCTGGCAGCGGCACAACAGCAGCGGTTGGCCGGCGCGACTGGTTGA
- the phbB gene encoding acetoacetyl-CoA reductase, whose amino-acid sequence MTRTAIVTGGTRGIGEAISLALQQAGMSVAANYAGNDEKAAAFSQRTGIPVYRWDVGDYTACQEGCEQVAADLGPVDILVNNAGITRDATLQRMSLDMWEDVIRINLGGCFNMAKAVFGGMRDRGWGRIVNIGSINGQGGQYGQVNYAAAKSGIHGFTKALAQEGAKFGVTVNALAPGYIDTDMVAAVPETVLEKIVAKIPVGRLGKAEEIARGVAFLCSEDAGFLTGSTLSINGGQHMY is encoded by the coding sequence ATGACCAGAACAGCCATCGTCACTGGAGGAACTCGCGGAATCGGCGAGGCCATCTCCCTGGCGCTGCAACAGGCGGGGATGTCCGTTGCTGCGAACTATGCGGGCAATGACGAAAAGGCAGCAGCTTTCAGCCAGCGGACCGGAATTCCGGTCTACCGCTGGGATGTCGGTGATTATACCGCTTGCCAGGAAGGCTGCGAACAAGTCGCCGCCGATCTCGGGCCCGTTGACATTCTCGTCAACAACGCGGGCATCACCCGTGACGCGACTCTGCAACGCATGTCGCTCGACATGTGGGAAGATGTCATCCGCATCAATCTAGGCGGCTGCTTCAACATGGCGAAAGCCGTCTTTGGCGGCATGAGGGACCGCGGCTGGGGCCGAATTGTCAACATTGGTTCAATCAATGGCCAAGGCGGGCAATATGGTCAGGTCAATTATGCTGCGGCAAAGTCAGGCATTCACGGGTTCACCAAAGCTCTGGCTCAGGAAGGTGCAAAATTCGGCGTAACGGTCAACGCACTTGCGCCTGGCTATATCGATACGGATATGGTTGCAGCAGTTCCGGAAACGGTGCTGGAGAAAATTGTGGCGAAAATACCCGTTGGCCGACTGGGCAAAGCAGAAGAAATTGCCCGCGGCGTTGCATTTCTCTGCTCTGAAGATGCCGGGTTTCTGACCGGATCAACCCTGTCGATCAATGGCGGTCAGCATATGTATTGA
- a CDS encoding ribbon-helix-helix domain-containing protein → MTIAGHATSLRIEPLFWRALVREAERLNLPTNALVARIDAERLAQAPSPNLASAIRQWLFSRAMTLTQDQ, encoded by the coding sequence GTGACAATTGCCGGTCATGCCACTTCATTACGAATTGAGCCGCTATTCTGGCGTGCATTGGTTAGAGAAGCCGAAAGACTGAACTTGCCAACCAATGCGCTAGTAGCCCGAATAGATGCCGAGCGATTAGCGCAAGCGCCGTCGCCCAACCTCGCCAGCGCGATCCGGCAGTGGCTGTTTAGCCGGGCAATGACTCTTACCCAAGATCAATAG
- a CDS encoding EAL domain-containing protein, whose translation MLGGEFRLDYQPKLHARRGVIDSVEALVRWDHPRLGMMLPDRFIEQCESSGTINQLTLWTIERAIEDQLEMRRQGISLRVFVNLSAQLLTEERTVAALCSLAMGPGVDIGIEVTESSVIADPEIAFANIRRLREAGLCIAIDDYGAGLSSLTYLKRIEADELKIDKSFVTSLGTSHRDPLIVRSTIDLAHALGMSVTAEGVETPAAHALLTVMGCDMMQGYLIGRPMAPQALIRYLATFNPASIAVPPDSRALRDSKIWKRA comes from the coding sequence TTGCTCGGGGGCGAGTTTAGACTGGATTACCAGCCCAAATTGCATGCCCGCCGTGGCGTTATCGATAGTGTGGAAGCACTGGTTCGTTGGGACCACCCGCGCCTAGGGATGATGCTTCCTGACCGATTTATCGAGCAATGCGAATCGTCGGGTACCATCAACCAACTGACACTTTGGACCATTGAGCGTGCCATTGAGGATCAGCTCGAAATGCGGCGCCAGGGCATCTCACTCAGGGTGTTTGTCAATCTTTCCGCTCAGTTGTTGACTGAAGAGCGAACAGTTGCCGCTTTGTGCTCGCTGGCAATGGGGCCAGGAGTGGACATTGGCATCGAAGTAACGGAAAGTTCGGTCATAGCCGATCCCGAGATTGCCTTTGCCAACATCCGACGGTTGCGCGAAGCTGGCCTGTGCATTGCAATTGATGATTACGGAGCCGGCCTGTCATCGCTCACCTATCTCAAACGGATCGAGGCTGATGAACTCAAGATAGACAAGAGCTTCGTGACCTCCCTTGGGACTAGTCACCGTGACCCCTTGATCGTCCGATCAACAATCGACCTCGCTCACGCACTAGGTATGTCCGTTACCGCAGAAGGTGTCGAGACGCCTGCCGCACATGCGCTGCTCACTGTCATGGGTTGCGACATGATGCAGGGCTATTTGATTGGTCGCCCAATGGCACCGCAAGCTCTCATTCGCTATTTGGCCACGTTCAACCCTGCTTCCATTGCTGTCCCACCTGATAGCAGAGCTCTACGCGACAGTAAAATTTGGAAGCGTGCATGA
- a CDS encoding tetratricopeptide repeat-containing sensor histidine kinase, with amino-acid sequence MTRRDFWRGCLFFLLTFAALPSSAEGIGRDYLTEMSLPLATNPEIADSHSRERIRSLTGDYRAANGDALAEALWVNANAKFRLGQTDEARELLARVERMARSEGASSRMLAYVQLLRGAMDRSAGNLGSALQFYRQAQQRFIALSDDRGHALALQSLGELYAAVGDSENAINYLKMAQETYEGDPAFLMSLYNNQGVAYQNGERHVEAISSFLKAIESAEEIGSPSVITRIRLNITMSALWSGQLNLARATLDDIGRPAAYSNVAQRSDIFAFQAFLALKEGRLRQARELIDQALSGIDSGTTTSSFGKVHVIAHEIYARIGDSRRALEQLEAVRRLDQSDAQITASNRAAVIAAQFQFAAQDARIARLKAQQRQKAIEYQRNVALVSVFGSLVALSLLFALLILAIRSRNRARRDRADLAVANGHLQRALAAKAEFLASTSHELRTPLNGILGMTQIMLADSNLSDRLRNQVDLVHDAGTTMRTLVDDILDVAKIEHGSFIITPRPTDVVSLAARVIRLFEAQSLERGIVLHLDADTMPEGRLLVDPDRMTQILFNLVGNALKFTHEGSVRVELSRIEDDGGQRLLLSVVDQGVGIAPEWHEAIFDMFRQVDGTRTRQFGGTGLGLAICRQLARAMDGDIGVESVVGEGSRFTVSLPWQEVEAEVEPLFVPGLGGESSGELVRDEDIIVVAPDPLRAALLAAMVRHAGLTAVIIDAPEQIAMLASDPGKLCLVDVRAMAKLVEACNQSGTNPLARMIIAGQGDEVVPEQIAAQSVQVEFARNSVAAAIRAAAAERETNGQGNCSLHQGLTRANADAGANRNKRRSRAMSGM; translated from the coding sequence ATGACACGCAGAGATTTCTGGCGCGGGTGTCTGTTTTTTTTGCTGACATTTGCTGCGTTGCCGTCGTCAGCTGAGGGCATTGGCCGAGACTATTTGACTGAAATGTCTTTGCCATTGGCAACTAATCCTGAAATTGCAGATTCTCACAGTCGGGAGCGGATCAGGAGTTTAACCGGGGATTACCGAGCCGCTAATGGTGACGCATTGGCTGAAGCGTTGTGGGTCAATGCCAATGCCAAGTTTCGCTTGGGACAAACCGATGAAGCTCGGGAATTGCTGGCAAGGGTTGAGCGGATGGCGCGGAGCGAGGGCGCTTCAAGCCGAATGCTTGCTTACGTTCAATTGCTGCGCGGAGCGATGGACCGATCCGCAGGTAACCTAGGTTCCGCGCTTCAATTTTATAGGCAAGCTCAGCAGCGATTCATCGCCCTTTCAGATGATCGAGGGCATGCCTTGGCTTTACAGTCGTTGGGCGAGTTATATGCTGCGGTGGGCGACAGCGAGAACGCCATAAATTACCTGAAGATGGCTCAAGAGACTTATGAGGGCGATCCCGCGTTTCTGATGAGTCTTTATAACAATCAGGGCGTGGCCTACCAAAATGGGGAGAGGCACGTAGAGGCTATCTCAAGTTTTCTGAAAGCGATTGAGTCTGCCGAGGAAATTGGGTCGCCGAGCGTAATAACACGTATCAGGCTGAACATCACTATGTCAGCCCTATGGTCTGGTCAACTCAATCTTGCACGCGCAACTTTAGATGATATCGGGCGGCCTGCCGCATACTCAAATGTAGCGCAGCGATCCGACATTTTCGCTTTCCAGGCATTTCTGGCTCTAAAAGAGGGCCGGCTGCGGCAAGCTCGAGAGTTAATTGATCAGGCACTATCGGGCATTGACAGCGGCACAACCACATCGAGCTTTGGCAAAGTCCACGTTATCGCTCACGAAATTTATGCGCGGATAGGCGACAGTCGCCGCGCGCTTGAACAGTTGGAAGCGGTTCGTCGCTTGGACCAAAGTGACGCTCAGATTACGGCGTCGAACCGCGCTGCGGTTATCGCAGCGCAGTTCCAATTTGCCGCCCAAGATGCGCGCATTGCTCGACTGAAGGCTCAGCAGCGCCAAAAGGCAATCGAGTATCAGCGCAACGTGGCTCTCGTTTCAGTGTTCGGGAGCCTTGTGGCCCTGTCATTGTTGTTTGCCTTGCTCATTTTGGCGATTCGCAGCCGCAACCGGGCGCGCCGCGACCGAGCGGACCTGGCTGTAGCGAACGGTCACCTGCAACGGGCCCTTGCTGCCAAGGCTGAATTCCTCGCTTCCACCAGTCACGAACTTCGCACGCCGCTCAACGGGATTTTGGGCATGACCCAGATCATGCTGGCCGACTCAAACTTGTCGGATCGGCTGCGCAATCAGGTCGACCTGGTGCATGATGCTGGCACTACGATGCGCACGTTGGTCGATGACATTCTGGATGTTGCCAAGATCGAGCATGGCAGTTTCATCATCACGCCGCGACCAACGGACGTGGTGTCGCTAGCAGCGCGAGTCATCCGGTTGTTCGAGGCGCAATCGCTGGAACGAGGGATTGTCCTGCACCTTGATGCTGACACTATGCCTGAAGGCCGACTGTTGGTTGATCCTGATCGGATGACGCAGATATTGTTCAACCTTGTGGGCAACGCCCTGAAGTTCACGCACGAGGGGTCCGTGCGTGTCGAGTTGTCGCGCATTGAGGATGATGGCGGGCAGCGGTTGCTGTTGAGTGTTGTCGACCAAGGGGTCGGGATTGCGCCCGAATGGCATGAGGCGATTTTCGACATGTTCCGTCAGGTTGATGGGACGCGGACGCGCCAGTTTGGAGGCACCGGCTTGGGCCTGGCGATTTGCCGGCAACTGGCGCGGGCGATGGACGGGGACATCGGCGTCGAGAGCGTTGTTGGCGAGGGGTCGCGCTTCACTGTGTCGCTGCCGTGGCAGGAAGTAGAGGCCGAGGTAGAGCCACTATTCGTACCCGGGCTGGGGGGTGAGTCGAGCGGGGAATTGGTACGCGATGAGGACATTATCGTCGTCGCGCCGGACCCGCTGCGGGCTGCGTTGCTGGCGGCAATGGTGCGCCATGCCGGCCTCACAGCAGTGATCATTGACGCGCCGGAACAAATCGCCATGCTGGCGAGTGATCCGGGCAAACTATGCCTTGTGGATGTCCGGGCCATGGCCAAGTTGGTCGAAGCGTGTAACCAAAGCGGGACCAACCCGTTGGCGCGCATGATAATTGCTGGTCAAGGGGACGAGGTCGTGCCTGAACAGATCGCTGCACAGTCGGTGCAGGTGGAATTCGCCCGCAATTCGGTCGCCGCCGCGATCCGCGCTGCCGCCGCCGAGCGCGAAACCAATGGTCAGGGTAATTGCAGCTTGCATCAAGGCCTTACAAGGGCCAACGCGGATGCTGGGGCCAATCGGAACAAGCGTCGGTCACGCGCCATGAGCGGGATGTAA
- a CDS encoding response regulator has translation MRILFIEDDAMNRRVVRDMLHVAGLPLAEADGGRAGIARLEREEFDIVLLDLRMPEMDGFDVIRALRGRSDHLRNIPIIVVTADASPGLEEECLETGADAVLFKPIAMQSLFDSIAALFVDRSDPDQPLA, from the coding sequence ATGCGAATTTTGTTCATAGAAGATGACGCGATGAACCGTCGTGTTGTCCGCGACATGCTGCACGTTGCCGGCCTGCCACTGGCCGAGGCGGATGGCGGTCGCGCCGGCATAGCCCGGTTGGAACGCGAAGAGTTCGACATTGTCCTGCTCGACCTGCGCATGCCGGAAATGGACGGATTTGATGTGATCCGTGCCCTGCGGGGACGCAGCGATCATCTGCGTAACATTCCCATCATCGTGGTGACCGCCGATGCCTCACCGGGCCTTGAGGAGGAATGCCTCGAAACAGGGGCTGATGCGGTCCTGTTCAAGCCGATTGCCATGCAATCGCTGTTTGACAGCATTGCCGCCCTGTTCGTTGATCGCAGCGATCCCGACCAGCCGCTGGCTTGA
- a CDS encoding acyl-CoA thioesterase → MSGNPPAPAVPNLVHDGRDPILRVVPRPGDINNNGHIFGGWVLSQMDIAGGIVASRIANGPCATVAIESMAFIAPILLQDLISVYASVERRGRTSLAIRIDVVATRNRGEVDVPVTSGVFTFVALDDNKRPRPLDPVE, encoded by the coding sequence ATGAGCGGCAACCCGCCGGCACCGGCCGTGCCCAACCTCGTCCATGACGGGCGGGACCCCATACTCAGGGTCGTGCCCCGGCCGGGGGACATCAACAATAACGGCCATATCTTTGGCGGATGGGTGCTGTCCCAAATGGATATTGCCGGTGGTATTGTCGCCTCGCGCATTGCCAATGGTCCCTGCGCGACCGTTGCCATTGAATCGATGGCCTTTATCGCGCCAATCCTGCTTCAGGACCTGATCTCGGTCTATGCCTCGGTCGAACGGCGCGGGCGCACATCGCTCGCCATCCGCATCGATGTAGTGGCCACCCGCAATCGGGGAGAAGTCGATGTGCCGGTGACGAGCGGCGTCTTCACCTTTGTCGCCCTTGATGACAACAAGCGGCCAAGACCGCTCGATCCGGTGGAGTAG